DNA from Frateuria edaphi:
CGCTGGACCGGCTCGAGCTGGCGGAGGCGTTGCATCGGCGCCTGGAGACCGAAGGTCGCACGCTCGACGTGCTCGTGCAGGTCAAGACCTCGCCGGAGAAAAGCAAGCACGGCCTGCCGCCGGAGGAACTGCCGGCGTTCCTCGATTGCCTGAGCCACTACCCCACGCTGCGCGTGCGCGGGCTGATGACCATGGCCGTGCAATCGGACGATGCCGAGGCGGTGCGTGCCTGTTTCCGACAGTTGCGCGAACTACGCGATGCCGCGGTGGTGCAGGGGCATGCACTGCCGCGCCTGTCCATGGGCATGAGCGGGGACTTCCCGCTGGCGATCGCCGAGGGCGCCACCGAAGTGCGGATCGGTACCGCGATCTTCGGTCGCCGGTGAAACCCGCCAGGGGATCAGGCGCCTGCCTGCCTCCTGTGCTCCCAATCACACCGCTGCGTGAACGTTTCGAAACGCCGGGGTCTACTTAACGTCAATCGAACATCCAGGCCAGGGCCCTTTGCTAACGTCGGATCCCTCGCCATACCGCCGCGGCGGCCATGGCCAAGCCCCGACCTGCAAAGGGATTTTCCCGCATGCCCTTCCAGCGCCTGATCGCAACCGCCGCCTTGTTTGCCGCGTTGCTTGCGATCGCGCCTGCGCATGCCGTCGAACGCACCGTCCCGACGCCCGCTGTCGCGCCGCTGCTGGCTCCGTTGCCGCTTGCCAACCTGGCGCCGGCGCTGGCCAACGCTACGCTGCCAGCCGATCCTTCCGCGCTGGTAGCGGCGTCGACGACGGATGAGGGTCCGGCCGACGAGGCTTCCCGCCTGCGCCAGGCGCTGGTCGCGCTGGCGATGCAGCTTCGCGACATCCGCTACGTCCGTGGCGGTCACTCGCCGAGCACCGGGTTCGATTGCAGCGGCTTCGTCCGCTACGTGTTCGCGCACGCGATCGGCCTGCGCCTGCCGGCCAATTCGGCCCGGCAGTTCCTGGCCGGCGCCAAGGTCAAGCGCGGCGACATGCAGCCCGGCGACCTGGTCTTCTTCCACACCCGCGGCAAGAAGCGCATCTCGCACGTGGGCATCTACCTGGACAACGGACGTTTCATCCACTCGCCCTCGGCGGGCAAGTCGGTGGAGGTTTCCAGCCTTGATGAGGCTTACTGGTCCAAGCGGTTCGCTGGCGCGCGCCGTCCCGAAGGCATCGCGCAGAACGGTTGAAGGGGAAACACCACGGGGGTTTCCGCAGTCGGGCCGCCAACAGGCGGCCTTTTTTCATGGCTAGGCCCAGATCCCGGCGCATCCTTCCATTCCGGCCTGCGGCCTGCAGCGCGAGCGTCCGGGTTTGGTGGCGCACCGATCCTTTCATTCCCGTTCCTGGGTGAGCGCAGGCCGCAGGGCGGCATCGAAGCGCCCCAGGTGCCCGACGGTCTTGCCTTGCGCAATCGTGTTTGCGCTACCCTCGCGAGGTTCTCACCGGATCGACCATGCCTTTCCAACTCCCGCCCGTCACCCGCAATCTGCTCATCGCCAACGTCGCCGTCTACCTGCTGCAAATGCTGCTGGGGGACGTGCTCGTCATGCACTTCGCGCTGTGGCCGTGGGGTCCGGATCATTTCCTGCCGACGCCCGAGGGCATGGTCGCGATCGGTTTCCGGCCGTGGCAGCTGGTGAGCTACGCGTTCATGCACGGTGGCCTGGAGCACATCGCCTTCAACATGCTCGCGCTGTACATGTTCGGCGGGCCCATCGAGCGGTTGTTCGGCGGTCGCGAGTTCCTGCTCTACTACTTCGTGTGCCTGATCGTCGCGGCGCTGGCGCAGCTGATGGTCGTCCAATGGTTCACCCATGGCTTTTATCCGACGCTGGGTGCATCGGGCGCCATCTTCGGCCTGCTGCTGGCGTTCGGCATGATGTATCCGCACGAGAAGATGATGTTGATCTTCCTGCCCGTGCCGATGCCGGCCTGGCTGTTCGTGACCGGCTACGCCGTGATCGAGCTGTTCCTGGGCGTGACCGGCACGCAGGCAGGCGTGGCCCATTTCGCCCATCTCGGTGGCATGCTTGGCGGCTACATACTGATCGAGTACTGGCGCGGGCGGCTGCCGATCAAACCCCGGCGCCGGTTGATGCGTTGACCTTCCTTTTCCTGACGGGCCCCACATGAGCGAACATCTGCAGCGGCAGCTCACGCCGCGCCACATCACCTTCATGGCCCTTGGCATGTGCATCGGCGCGGGCCTGTTCCTGGGCTCGGCCAGCACCATCAAGCTGGCCGGGCCGTCGGTGCTGATCGCCTATCTGTTCGGCGGCGCGATGATCTTCGTGATCATGCGAGCGCTGGGCGAGATGGCCGCGCACGAGCCGATCGCCGGTTCCTTCAGCGCCTACGCGCACAAGTATCTGGGACCTTACGCCGGGTACCTGACCGGCTGGAACTACTGGGTGCTGATGATGGGCGTGGGCATCGCCGAGAGCACGGCGGTGGGCATCTACATGAAGGACTGGTTCCCCGAATTGCCGCAATGGATCTGGGCGTTCGCTTCCGTGGTGATGATCGGCGGCCTGAACCTGATGGCGGTGAAGGTCTATGGCGAGATGGAATTCTGGTTCGCCTTGATCAAGGTACTCACCGTGGTGCTGATGATCCTGGGCGGATTCGGGATCATCTGGCTGGGTTGGGGCAACGGCGGGCAGCCGGTGGGCATTTCCAACCTGTGGACCCACGGCGGCTGGTTCCCCAACGGCTTCACCGGCATGGTGCTGGCGCTGCCGGTACTGGTGTTCTCCTTCGGCGGCATCGAGACGATCGGCATGGCCGCCGCCGAGGCCGCGCATCCGGAGCGCACGATCCCGAAGGCAGTGAACTCCGTGATCTGGCGCATCCTGATCTTCTACATCGGCTCGCTGTTCGTGATCATGGCGATCTACCCGTGGAACGAGCTGGGTACGCAGGGCAGCCCGTTCGTCACCACGTTCGCCAAGCTGGGGATTCCACAGGCGGCGGGGTTGATCAATTTCGTGGTGATCACCGCCGCGCTGTCGAGCTTCAACTCGACCACCTTCAGCGGCAGCCGCATGCTGCACAGCCTGGCGACCAAAGGCCAGGCGCCGGCCGCGATGGGGAACCTGAGCGCGAGCGGCGTGCCGGTTCGCGGGGTGCTGGTGACGATCTTCTTCCTGCTGCTTGGCGTGGTGATGAACTACCTGGTGCCCGAGCGCATCTTCGGCATGATCATGTCGATCCTGGCGTTCAACACCGTATGGACCTGGGGCACGGTGCTGGTGGCGCATTGGCGTTTCCATCGCCGCCAGCCCGAACCGCTGCCGTTCCGGCTTCGCCTGTGGCCGTTCTCCAGCCTGTTGGCGCTGGCCTTCCTGGCGTTCGTGCTGGTGATGCTCGGCTACAGCCCCGATACGCGCGTGGCGCTCTACGTCGGCGCGGGCTGGGTGGCCTTGCTGACCCTGGCGTACTGGGGTTTCGGCATAGGCCGGCGCATGCGCTCGGCGCTCGTGACGGTCTGACACAAACCCGTGATCCAGGGCAGGCTTCAGCCCACCAACAAGCTTGCGAAAATGGAAGGTGGGCTGAGCCCACCTACGGATCAGCCGAGCGCGAACTCCACCGCCGCGGCCGCATGCAGCGCCGCGGTGTCGAACACCGGAACGCCCGCGTCGGCGTTGCCCAGCAGCAGGCCCAGCTCGGTGCAGCCGAGGATCGCGCCCTGCGCGCCGGCGCGGACGCCGTCCGCAACGAGTTGCAGCAGGTATGCCCGTGCCTGCGGGCGGAACTGGCCGGCGCAGAGTTCTTCGTAGATCACCCGGTGTAGCTCGGCCCGTTCCGCGGGTCCGGGCACCAGGCAACGCACGCCGTGGTCGCGCTGCATGCGTTCGCGGAAGAACGGCTGTTCCATGGTGAAGGCGGTGCCGAGCAGCAGCACGGTATCCAGCCCCTGTGCGCGGATCGCGCGGCCGGTGGCGTCCACGATGTGCAGCAGCGGCAGCGGCGTGGCCGCCGCCACCACGTCGGCCACGATATGCATGGTGTTGGCTCCGATCAGGAGGCAATCGGCGCCACCGGCTTGCAGGCGGCGCGCGGACTCGGCCAGCAGCGCGCCGGCGCCGTCCCAGTCGCCGGCGCGCTGGCAGGTGGCGATGACGGAAAAGTCCAGGCTGTCCAGCAGCAGGCGCGCGGAATGAAGCGGACCCAGGCGGTCGCGTACGCCGCGGTTGATCAGGCGGTAGTACTCGACGGTCGATTCCCAGCTCATGCCGCCGATCAGGCCGATGGTGCGCATGCGGTCTT
Protein-coding regions in this window:
- a CDS encoding YggS family pyridoxal phosphate-dependent enzyme; its protein translation is MSGPADTLAARWAEVRARVDAACRAAGRDPAEVTVLPVSKTFGPEVVREGAALGLNRFGENKVQELREKSAALADLPLEWVLIGHLQTNKARDVARLASEVQSLDRLELAEALHRRLETEGRTLDVLVQVKTSPEKSKHGLPPEELPAFLDCLSHYPTLRVRGLMTMAVQSDDAEAVRACFRQLRELRDAAVVQGHALPRLSMGMSGDFPLAIAEGATEVRIGTAIFGRR
- a CDS encoding C40 family peptidase, with product MPFQRLIATAALFAALLAIAPAHAVERTVPTPAVAPLLAPLPLANLAPALANATLPADPSALVAASTTDEGPADEASRLRQALVALAMQLRDIRYVRGGHSPSTGFDCSGFVRYVFAHAIGLRLPANSARQFLAGAKVKRGDMQPGDLVFFHTRGKKRISHVGIYLDNGRFIHSPSAGKSVEVSSLDEAYWSKRFAGARRPEGIAQNG
- a CDS encoding rhomboid family intramembrane serine protease — encoded protein: MPFQLPPVTRNLLIANVAVYLLQMLLGDVLVMHFALWPWGPDHFLPTPEGMVAIGFRPWQLVSYAFMHGGLEHIAFNMLALYMFGGPIERLFGGREFLLYYFVCLIVAALAQLMVVQWFTHGFYPTLGASGAIFGLLLAFGMMYPHEKMMLIFLPVPMPAWLFVTGYAVIELFLGVTGTQAGVAHFAHLGGMLGGYILIEYWRGRLPIKPRRRLMR
- a CDS encoding amino acid permease; amino-acid sequence: MSEHLQRQLTPRHITFMALGMCIGAGLFLGSASTIKLAGPSVLIAYLFGGAMIFVIMRALGEMAAHEPIAGSFSAYAHKYLGPYAGYLTGWNYWVLMMGVGIAESTAVGIYMKDWFPELPQWIWAFASVVMIGGLNLMAVKVYGEMEFWFALIKVLTVVLMILGGFGIIWLGWGNGGQPVGISNLWTHGGWFPNGFTGMVLALPVLVFSFGGIETIGMAAAEAAHPERTIPKAVNSVIWRILIFYIGSLFVIMAIYPWNELGTQGSPFVTTFAKLGIPQAAGLINFVVITAALSSFNSTTFSGSRMLHSLATKGQAPAAMGNLSASGVPVRGVLVTIFFLLLGVVMNYLVPERIFGMIMSILAFNTVWTWGTVLVAHWRFHRRQPEPLPFRLRLWPFSSLLALAFLAFVLVMLGYSPDTRVALYVGAGWVALLTLAYWGFGIGRRMRSALVTV
- a CDS encoding aspartate/glutamate racemase family protein, producing the protein MRTIGLIGGMSWESTVEYYRLINRGVRDRLGPLHSARLLLDSLDFSVIATCQRAGDWDGAGALLAESARRLQAGGADCLLIGANTMHIVADVVAAATPLPLLHIVDATGRAIRAQGLDTVLLLGTAFTMEQPFFRERMQRDHGVRCLVPGPAERAELHRVIYEELCAGQFRPQARAYLLQLVADGVRAGAQGAILGCTELGLLLGNADAGVPVFDTAALHAAAAVEFALG